In Bacteroidota bacterium, a single window of DNA contains:
- a CDS encoding DUF1653 domain-containing protein, with product MAGESKNQIKEYPEIGKVYKHYKGGKYEVLTLATHSENNETLVIYKSIHFGSVYARPLSMWFDTIVLSKENEPNVSVKRFTLC from the coding sequence ATGGCGGGTGAGTCAAAAAATCAAATTAAGGAATATCCTGAAATAGGGAAAGTTTACAAACATTACAAGGGCGGGAAATACGAAGTTTTAACATTGGCCACCCATAGCGAAAACAACGAAACACTTGTAATTTACAAATCGATTCACTTTGGCAGTGTATATGCACGCCCACTGTCTATGTGGTTTGACACTATTGTTTTATCAAAAGAAAACGAGCCGAACGTTTCTGTAAAACGATTTACATTGTGCTGA
- the purL gene encoding phosphoribosylformylglycinamidine synthase subunit PurL codes for MQVKEHDLATVEQAQKLKLLPEEFEKIKEILGRTPNFTELSIYSVMWSEHCSYKNSITWLKTLPKDGPHMLAKAGEENAGLVDIGDGLACAFKIESHNHPSALEPYQGAATGVGGINRDIFTMGARPIAQLNSLRFGDIKLERTKWLIKGVVKGIGDYGNAFGIPTVGGEVFFDECFNVNPLVNAMSVGLVKVGETVSATSYGAGNPVFIVGSSTGKDGIHGASFASANLTEESAKDLPAVQVGDPFQEKLLLEASLEVIKTGAVIGMQDMGAAGITCSTSEMSAKGKHGMKIWLDKVPTRQANMLPFEILLSESQERMLIVVKKGMEEPVKKVFDKWDLNCVQIGEVIEGDILEYYMNNELVAQVPAESLVLGGGAPVYKRDYVEPAYYAAAKEFSIEQVKQPENLKDVATFLVSHPNIASKKWVYEQYDSMVGTINMSTNNPSDAAIVNIKDSNNALALKVDCNSRYVNADPEIGCAIAVSECARNIVCSGGEPSAVTNCLNFGNPYNPEVYWQFVGSIKGMSAACTKFKTPVTGGNVSFYNQSSYEGPVFPTPTIGMLGLIKDKKNITPIGFKKAGHLIYLIGESRNDISSSEYVYSFHNIKNTPAPYFNLDEEFNVQHATKALIRAGLIETAHDVSDGGLFVTLVESAFVNQLGFDISTDDMLRKDAFLFGESQSRIVVSVAQEKEDTFIEFMMNQEVEFNFIGEVTEKTIKVDEESWGEISNFKGKYESSLGELLRN; via the coding sequence ATGCAAGTAAAAGAGCATGACTTAGCAACAGTAGAGCAAGCGCAAAAATTAAAATTACTTCCGGAAGAGTTTGAAAAAATAAAAGAGATTTTAGGCAGAACTCCCAATTTTACAGAGTTAAGCATCTATTCTGTAATGTGGAGTGAACATTGCTCCTACAAAAACTCTATTACTTGGCTTAAAACATTACCTAAAGATGGCCCGCACATGCTTGCCAAAGCCGGAGAAGAAAATGCCGGATTGGTTGATATTGGTGATGGATTGGCGTGTGCTTTTAAAATTGAATCGCACAACCACCCTTCTGCATTAGAGCCATACCAAGGCGCAGCAACGGGTGTTGGTGGAATAAACAGAGATATTTTTACAATGGGTGCTCGTCCTATTGCACAATTAAATTCATTACGTTTTGGTGATATAAAATTAGAAAGAACAAAGTGGCTCATAAAAGGCGTTGTAAAAGGAATTGGAGATTACGGAAATGCATTTGGAATTCCGACAGTTGGTGGCGAGGTGTTTTTTGATGAATGCTTTAATGTAAATCCATTGGTAAATGCAATGTCTGTAGGATTGGTTAAAGTGGGAGAAACTGTTTCTGCTACATCTTACGGAGCAGGAAACCCGGTTTTCATTGTAGGTTCGTCAACAGGAAAAGATGGAATACATGGAGCTAGCTTTGCATCAGCTAATTTAACCGAAGAGTCGGCTAAAGATTTGCCTGCGGTACAAGTGGGCGATCCATTCCAAGAAAAATTATTGCTCGAAGCATCGTTAGAAGTTATAAAAACAGGTGCTGTAATTGGCATGCAAGATATGGGAGCCGCGGGAATTACGTGTTCCACCTCTGAAATGTCTGCAAAAGGAAAACACGGAATGAAAATATGGTTGGATAAAGTTCCTACTCGCCAAGCAAACATGCTGCCGTTTGAAATTCTTTTGTCCGAATCGCAAGAAAGAATGCTTATTGTTGTGAAGAAGGGAATGGAAGAACCTGTAAAAAAAGTTTTTGACAAGTGGGATTTAAACTGTGTTCAAATTGGAGAAGTGATAGAAGGCGATATATTGGAATACTACATGAATAATGAGCTAGTAGCACAAGTTCCTGCAGAATCATTGGTATTAGGCGGAGGAGCTCCTGTATATAAAAGAGATTATGTAGAGCCTGCTTATTATGCAGCAGCTAAAGAGTTTTCGATTGAGCAAGTAAAACAGCCTGAAAATTTAAAAGACGTGGCTACCTTTTTAGTTTCTCATCCAAACATTGCTTCTAAAAAGTGGGTGTATGAGCAATACGACTCAATGGTAGGTACAATAAATATGAGCACCAACAATCCATCGGATGCTGCTATAGTAAATATTAAAGATTCAAACAATGCACTTGCATTGAAAGTGGACTGCAACTCTCGTTATGTAAATGCCGACCCTGAAATAGGTTGCGCCATTGCAGTTTCTGAATGTGCCAGAAACATTGTGTGTTCCGGAGGAGAGCCGAGTGCAGTAACAAACTGTTTAAACTTTGGAAATCCATATAATCCAGAAGTGTATTGGCAATTTGTGGGCTCTATTAAAGGAATGTCGGCTGCTTGCACAAAATTTAAAACTCCTGTTACAGGAGGCAATGTTAGTTTTTACAATCAGTCTTCTTACGAAGGACCTGTTTTCCCTACTCCAACGATTGGAATGTTGGGATTAATAAAAGACAAAAAAAATATTACTCCAATTGGATTTAAAAAAGCCGGACACTTAATTTATTTAATCGGTGAATCAAGAAATGATATTTCCAGTTCAGAATATGTTTACTCTTTTCACAACATAAAAAACACACCTGCACCCTACTTTAACTTGGACGAAGAATTCAACGTTCAACATGCAACCAAAGCTTTGATAAGAGCAGGATTAATAGAAACCGCTCACGATGTGTCGGATGGTGGATTATTTGTAACACTTGTAGAAAGTGCATTTGTAAACCAGTTAGGTTTTGATATTAGCACAGACGATATGTTACGAAAAGATGCATTTTTATTTGGAGAGTCGCAAAGCAGAATTGTAGTTAGTGTAGCCCAAGAAAAAGAAGATACGTTTATTGAGTTTATGATGAATCAAGAAGTTGAATTCAACTTTATAGGAGAAGTAACAGAAAAAACAATAAAAGTAGATGAAGAAAGCTGGGGCGAAATAAGCAACTTTAAAGGCAAGTACGAAAGCTCGTTGGGAGAACTACTTAGAAATTAA
- a CDS encoding lycopene cyclase domain-containing protein — MNNLYLLLDLFVILGPLSLSFDKRVSFYEKWKYIFPAIACMMLIFIPWDSAFTYYGIWGFNDRYILGPTLFYLPIEEWLFFPATHYACLFIYECVGAYFKKDILDKYYKIVLALFVLVGIGCAILVPTQLYSSLKMGGAALVAAVVLFYYKPIWLNKFTAAFLLSILPFLLMNGLLTGAFIEQEIVWYNPNHIFNIRIGTIPVEDLFYNLFMLLTTVTFYEWFRKLY, encoded by the coding sequence ATGAATAATCTCTATTTACTTCTCGATTTATTTGTTATTCTAGGCCCCCTGTCTTTAAGCTTCGATAAACGTGTTTCATTTTATGAAAAGTGGAAGTACATTTTTCCGGCAATAGCTTGCATGATGCTTATTTTTATTCCGTGGGATAGTGCATTTACCTATTACGGAATTTGGGGATTTAATGATAGATACATTCTCGGACCTACTCTTTTTTATTTGCCTATAGAGGAATGGCTTTTTTTTCCGGCAACACATTACGCTTGTTTGTTTATATATGAGTGTGTCGGAGCTTACTTTAAAAAAGATATTCTAGACAAATACTATAAAATAGTTTTGGCACTTTTTGTACTAGTTGGTATTGGGTGTGCAATATTGGTTCCCACTCAATTGTATAGCAGTTTAAAAATGGGCGGAGCTGCGCTAGTTGCCGCTGTAGTTTTGTTTTACTATAAGCCAATTTGGTTAAATAAATTTACCGCAGCGTTTTTACTATCTATTCTTCCATTTCTACTAATGAACGGATTATTAACAGGCGCTTTTATAGAGCAAGAAATAGTGTGGTATAATCCTAACCATATATTTAATATTCGAATAGGAACCATTCCGGTTGAGGATTTATTTTATAATCTTTTTATGCTGCTTACAACAGTTACTTTTTACGAATGGTTTAGAAAGCTATATTAG